AAAATCATAACTCATCAAAACAAATTCATCGATGGATTCTTCTTGAAGCAAATCGGAATGAATGATCAAATTTCGATTCGGGAATTCTAATTGCGGGAACATTGCGATTGTAAGAACTTTTTCTTTGGGCAGTCTTTGCTTCAGCATTTGTATGAATTTCTTATAGTTCGGAATTTCCGATTTTGAGAGAGATTCTATATCCAAATGCAAACCGGCAATTTCTGGGTTTTGTTTCAAAAAATGAATTAAGTTTTGAATCCCAATTTTGATGCTTATGTTTGATTTTAGAAAACTAGAATTATTCTTAGAGATAGTACTGATTAACGGAATTAGTCTGATTTTATAATTCTTACTCAGATCCACGAAATTTTTCGGAAGCGCTGAAGGCTTAAAATCACCATTTGATAAAATGACGGCCCCTGTATAACAGATCGTATGTGATTTTGAAAAGATATCCATCCAATCTGATGTTGAGTACCTCTCAATGGATGCGGTTAAAGCGTAATTCCAATATAAAAATCGATCCGTTCCCCAGAGCGCATTTCCAACGAACAATGATAATACGGTAAAAAATTTTAAGATGTTCACGTCTTATGAATTATAGAATCAATTCATAAATTTCAATCAATCCGGGGACTTTTCAGACCGATTTTTTACTTACATGAAAAGAACCGGAATCATTCGGGAGGAAGTGAATTTTTGGTTATTAAAATGGATTTAAAAGAGGCAATCTGCGATGGCTTGCACAAACTTGGGATTTTAAATCCCGGGCACAGACCCAAGGTGACCTTTCATTCTTCCAGTCTTAACGAAATTTATCTCGCTACTGTTCCCCATCATTCCTTTGGAGTGAAAGTCATCTCAAATAAGGAAATGGCTGAAACTGAAAAAGAATCCTTGGAAGAACTATTTAGAATCGGGGTTCGCGTTCCCGAATGTTATGGAGTTGTACAGGCCGAAAATTTCTCGCTTTTAGTAATGGATTACATTGAATCCGGATCGACCTCGGGAGCTCGAGAAGATTTGATTCGAAATCTAAAATTGCTTTATCGCAAGGATTCGAATTCTTGGGGATGGAAACGAAATAATTTTATCGGAACTCTTTCCCAAAAAAATCGATGGTATTCCACCTTTGAAAAATTCTTCTGGGAAAGTCGCTTATCAACCCAATTGGATTTAGCTTTTTCACGTAAGCTGATTGCGGGCAAGGACGTAGAAAATGTAAAATACGTCTTTCAAAAATTTACGGAAGAATGGTCTCTCAATCGAAGTAATCCGAGGTTGATACACGGAGATCTTTGGTCTGGAAACATTCTTACTGGGAAGAACGGACATTCCTATTTGATCGACCCTTCGATTTCATTTTCACATCCCGAACAAGATCTCTCTATGTTGAATTTGTTCGGTAGCTCTTTAAATTTAGAAGAAATGCAACAGATTCTTTCTTTTTGCGGAATCGAAAACCCGGAACATTTCAAAGATAGAATTCCGTTTTGGCAGATGTATCCCGTTTTGGTTCATATTAATCTCTTCGGTTCTTCTTATTTATCTTCGCTTCGACAGATCCTACGTTATTACGGTAAAAGTTAATTCCGTTCGAAAAATATGTATTTGTCATTGTTGAGATTTAGGAAACGATTCCAAATGATGCAATATCAGCAAACTGAAACTAAAATATAAAAGAGTCTTACTTGAACGGGAATACAAAATCATTTTCGGAAAATAGTTTGATAGATGTTCGAAACGTCGTAAAACGTTTTAAGAATACGATCGCCGTGGACAATCTTAGTCTCCAAATTCAAAAAGGGGAATTTGTCGCTTTGCTCGGGCCGAACGGGGCCGGCAAAACCACTTTGATCGAAATGTTGGAAGGAATCCAAAAACCCGACGCGGGATCTATATCGATTCTTGGAACTACTTGGAAGGAAAACGAAACCTTCCTTAGATCTAAGGTCGGCCTAGCTCTCCAAGAAACCCGATTCATGGATCGGATTACGGTTCGAGAAACTTTGAATCTTTTCGGAACTTTTTATAAAAGTAAAAAACAGAGGTTGA
The nucleotide sequence above comes from Leptospira weilii. Encoded proteins:
- a CDS encoding fructosamine kinase family protein, with the protein product MVIKMDLKEAICDGLHKLGILNPGHRPKVTFHSSSLNEIYLATVPHHSFGVKVISNKEMAETEKESLEELFRIGVRVPECYGVVQAENFSLLVMDYIESGSTSGAREDLIRNLKLLYRKDSNSWGWKRNNFIGTLSQKNRWYSTFEKFFWESRLSTQLDLAFSRKLIAGKDVENVKYVFQKFTEEWSLNRSNPRLIHGDLWSGNILTGKNGHSYLIDPSISFSHPEQDLSMLNLFGSSLNLEEMQQILSFCGIENPEHFKDRIPFWQMYPVLVHINLFGSSYLSSLRQILRYYGKS
- a CDS encoding glycosyl hydrolase family 18 protein is translated as MNILKFFTVLSLFVGNALWGTDRFLYWNYALTASIERYSTSDWMDIFSKSHTICYTGAVILSNGDFKPSALPKNFVDLSKNYKIRLIPLISTISKNNSSFLKSNISIKIGIQNLIHFLKQNPEIAGLHLDIESLSKSEIPNYKKFIQMLKQRLPKEKVLTIAMFPQLEFPNRNLIIHSDLLQEESIDEFVLMSYDFHSPKTNPGPVTSISLTKKNLEFLLKQIPSSKLWLGLPLYGYFWNQNGKVKILTQNDFRNLKENSEIIPNEDGFTVLKNKNGTGYISDLNTLEKYKKLTQSYGLKGSAFWRIGF